From Ostrinia nubilalis chromosome 9, ilOstNubi1.1, whole genome shotgun sequence, one genomic window encodes:
- the LOC135074721 gene encoding BAG domain-containing protein Samui isoform X2: MKRNRGFPFDEEEGSGAWSELAARHPDIAARLRQRPATWARKRRPSSQDATEDFGESFGGFDRFPFDDIPPEFREHFPTHWNRRYSARDEPPPPAPAAPSPSPQHSSAATQTEPAPSPATAPSSHLPQYGLRNTVDLGQRSAADPSLVDADDRGQRSMSAPPDGYAHDQNNPSMSSPNHPEHAEPQPSNVRHIPIFVEGRDEPVINKSAHFGEPKPAYAPPPQPTAHNYADFDDGPAFHAPPNFSRAFGTPFNKGFRQGPQPFVQQKVYPQTAFARGASPQRSQSPKPQPHPDEHYVKVPVHHEHAPPRPEPQPRPQPQPQQQQPQQKPAPQQQAPPKQPTPPPQPKPQPPSANDPITQILSIQTDVLNLMSEVENFTGTKKDKRYLFLDEMLTRNLIKLDNIETEGKENIRQARKEAIKCIQKCIAVLEAKAEKGSNAAASQDVVMNENAEPVDPVAVNGAEVEMKDAPVEQQTAEAQKEEAHSTQSQQEIKDTKPQEEKVEAAEVPAAQVAAEPQAADTRPEEKAPEQNAEQKDQETTDKKPSPKKGGKNVKKRDKSKDNKEKDSNKEQTEKKETEATMQVDATGDAAVAMELDGAASQ; encoded by the exons CGCGGCTTCCCGTTTGATGAGGAGGAGGGCTCGGGCGCGTGGAGCGAGCTCGCGGCGCGGCACCCAGACATAGCGGCGCGCCTGCGCCAGCGGCCCGCCACCTGGGCGCGCAAGCGGCGGCCCTCCAGCCAGGACGCCACAGAAG ATTTCGGCGAGAGCTTCGGCGGCTTCGACAGATTCCCCTTCGACGACATCCCGCCAGAGTTCAGGGAGCACTTCCCCACGCACTGGAACCGCAGGTACAGCGCGCGCGACGAGCCCCCGCCCCCCGCGCCCGCggccccctccccctccccgcAGCACAGCAGCGCCGCCACACAGACCGAGCCCGCCCCCTCCCCCGCCACCGCCCCCTCGTCTCACCTGCCGCAGTACGGCCTCCGCAACACCGTCGACCTCGGCCAGAGGAGCGCCGCCGACCCCAGCCTGGTTGATGCGGACGACCGGGGCCAACGGTCCATGTCCGCACCCCCCGACGGCTACGCGCACGACCAGAACAACCCCAGCATGAGCTCGCCCAACCACCCGGAGCACGCGGAGCCGCAGCCCTCCAACGTGCGCCACATCCCCATCTTCGTGGAGGGCCGCGACGAGCCCGTCATCAACAAGTCGGCGCACTTCGGCGAGCCCAAGCCGGCctacgcgccgccgccgcagccgacAGCGCACAACTACGCCGACTTCGACGACGGCCCCGCCTTCCACGCGCCGCCGAACTTCTCGCGGGCGTTCGGCACCCCCTTCAACAAAGGCTTCCGGCAGGGCCCGCAGCCTTTCGTCCAGCAGAAGGTGTATCCGCAGACCGCATTCGCGCGCGGCGCCTCCCCGCAGCGCTCGCAGTCGCCGAAACCACAGCCGCACCCCGATGAACACTACGTGAAGGTGCCCGTGCACCACGAGCACGCGCCGCCCAGACCGGAGCCCCAGCCGCGGCCGCAACCGCAACCGCAACAACAGCAGCCGCAGCAGAAGCCCGCGCCGCAACAGCAAGCGCCGCCGAAGcagccgacgccgccgccgcagcccaAACCGCAGCCTCCCTCCGCGAACGACCCCATAACCCAGATCCTTAGCATTCAAACTGACGTCCTCAACCTGATGTCCGAAGTGGAAAACTTCACCGGTACCAAAAAAGACAAGAGATATTTATTCCTAGATGAGATGCTGACGAGGAATCTCATTAAGTTAGACAATATTGAAACGGAGGGCAAGGAGAACATCAGGCAGGCCCGGAAGGAGGCGATCAAATGTATTCAAAAGTGTATAGCGGTTTTAGAGGCGAAAGCCGAAAAGGGGAGCAACGCGGCGGCGAGCCAGGACGTAGTTATGAATGAAAACGCCGAGCCGGTCGATCCGGTCGCGGTGAACGGCGCGGAGGTCGAGATGAAGGACGCGCCGGTCGAGCAGCAGACGGCCGAAGCGCAGAAGGAGGAGGCGCACAGTACACAGTCACAACAAGAGATTAAAGATACCAAACCCCAGGAGGAGAAAGTGGAGGCGGCCGAGGTCCCCGCCGCGCAGGTCGCTGCTGAGCCCCAGGCCGCCGACACGCGGCCCGAAGAGAAAGCCCCCGAACAAAACGCAGAGCAAAAGGACCAGGAGACGACAGATAAAAAACCTAGCCCCAAAAAGGGTGGCAAAAACGTAAAAAAGAGAGATAAGAGTAAGGATAATAAAGAAAAGGATAGCAATAAGGAACAAACGGAGAAGAAAGAGACGGAAGCCACGATGCAAGTGGACGCGACGGGCGACGCGGCCGTGGCGATGGAGCTGGACGGTGCTGCTAGTCAATAG
- the LOC135074721 gene encoding BAG domain-containing protein Samui isoform X1, translated as MESPVVVDKPPEYHGTAREHERGFPFDEEEGSGAWSELAARHPDIAARLRQRPATWARKRRPSSQDATEDFGESFGGFDRFPFDDIPPEFREHFPTHWNRRYSARDEPPPPAPAAPSPSPQHSSAATQTEPAPSPATAPSSHLPQYGLRNTVDLGQRSAADPSLVDADDRGQRSMSAPPDGYAHDQNNPSMSSPNHPEHAEPQPSNVRHIPIFVEGRDEPVINKSAHFGEPKPAYAPPPQPTAHNYADFDDGPAFHAPPNFSRAFGTPFNKGFRQGPQPFVQQKVYPQTAFARGASPQRSQSPKPQPHPDEHYVKVPVHHEHAPPRPEPQPRPQPQPQQQQPQQKPAPQQQAPPKQPTPPPQPKPQPPSANDPITQILSIQTDVLNLMSEVENFTGTKKDKRYLFLDEMLTRNLIKLDNIETEGKENIRQARKEAIKCIQKCIAVLEAKAEKGSNAAASQDVVMNENAEPVDPVAVNGAEVEMKDAPVEQQTAEAQKEEAHSTQSQQEIKDTKPQEEKVEAAEVPAAQVAAEPQAADTRPEEKAPEQNAEQKDQETTDKKPSPKKGGKNVKKRDKSKDNKEKDSNKEQTEKKETEATMQVDATGDAAVAMELDGAASQ; from the exons CGCGGCTTCCCGTTTGATGAGGAGGAGGGCTCGGGCGCGTGGAGCGAGCTCGCGGCGCGGCACCCAGACATAGCGGCGCGCCTGCGCCAGCGGCCCGCCACCTGGGCGCGCAAGCGGCGGCCCTCCAGCCAGGACGCCACAGAAG ATTTCGGCGAGAGCTTCGGCGGCTTCGACAGATTCCCCTTCGACGACATCCCGCCAGAGTTCAGGGAGCACTTCCCCACGCACTGGAACCGCAGGTACAGCGCGCGCGACGAGCCCCCGCCCCCCGCGCCCGCggccccctccccctccccgcAGCACAGCAGCGCCGCCACACAGACCGAGCCCGCCCCCTCCCCCGCCACCGCCCCCTCGTCTCACCTGCCGCAGTACGGCCTCCGCAACACCGTCGACCTCGGCCAGAGGAGCGCCGCCGACCCCAGCCTGGTTGATGCGGACGACCGGGGCCAACGGTCCATGTCCGCACCCCCCGACGGCTACGCGCACGACCAGAACAACCCCAGCATGAGCTCGCCCAACCACCCGGAGCACGCGGAGCCGCAGCCCTCCAACGTGCGCCACATCCCCATCTTCGTGGAGGGCCGCGACGAGCCCGTCATCAACAAGTCGGCGCACTTCGGCGAGCCCAAGCCGGCctacgcgccgccgccgcagccgacAGCGCACAACTACGCCGACTTCGACGACGGCCCCGCCTTCCACGCGCCGCCGAACTTCTCGCGGGCGTTCGGCACCCCCTTCAACAAAGGCTTCCGGCAGGGCCCGCAGCCTTTCGTCCAGCAGAAGGTGTATCCGCAGACCGCATTCGCGCGCGGCGCCTCCCCGCAGCGCTCGCAGTCGCCGAAACCACAGCCGCACCCCGATGAACACTACGTGAAGGTGCCCGTGCACCACGAGCACGCGCCGCCCAGACCGGAGCCCCAGCCGCGGCCGCAACCGCAACCGCAACAACAGCAGCCGCAGCAGAAGCCCGCGCCGCAACAGCAAGCGCCGCCGAAGcagccgacgccgccgccgcagcccaAACCGCAGCCTCCCTCCGCGAACGACCCCATAACCCAGATCCTTAGCATTCAAACTGACGTCCTCAACCTGATGTCCGAAGTGGAAAACTTCACCGGTACCAAAAAAGACAAGAGATATTTATTCCTAGATGAGATGCTGACGAGGAATCTCATTAAGTTAGACAATATTGAAACGGAGGGCAAGGAGAACATCAGGCAGGCCCGGAAGGAGGCGATCAAATGTATTCAAAAGTGTATAGCGGTTTTAGAGGCGAAAGCCGAAAAGGGGAGCAACGCGGCGGCGAGCCAGGACGTAGTTATGAATGAAAACGCCGAGCCGGTCGATCCGGTCGCGGTGAACGGCGCGGAGGTCGAGATGAAGGACGCGCCGGTCGAGCAGCAGACGGCCGAAGCGCAGAAGGAGGAGGCGCACAGTACACAGTCACAACAAGAGATTAAAGATACCAAACCCCAGGAGGAGAAAGTGGAGGCGGCCGAGGTCCCCGCCGCGCAGGTCGCTGCTGAGCCCCAGGCCGCCGACACGCGGCCCGAAGAGAAAGCCCCCGAACAAAACGCAGAGCAAAAGGACCAGGAGACGACAGATAAAAAACCTAGCCCCAAAAAGGGTGGCAAAAACGTAAAAAAGAGAGATAAGAGTAAGGATAATAAAGAAAAGGATAGCAATAAGGAACAAACGGAGAAGAAAGAGACGGAAGCCACGATGCAAGTGGACGCGACGGGCGACGCGGCCGTGGCGATGGAGCTGGACGGTGCTGCTAGTCAATAG